Genomic DNA from Schistosoma haematobium chromosome 1, whole genome shotgun sequence:
TTTTGGATGTACTGCTAATTCAGGATTACACGTAGAAATCACTGAAGTTCCTACAGCCCAGTAGCATAATTTTGAATAGTATCAAAGTTATTGAACAGCTTATATATGGTTAAATTATAAGATTCACTGATGAGAACAAGCTATTCCATGAAGCGCAATATTGATACAAAAAGATGGTAGACCTCGCAAGAAACCGAAATAGCTAAGCAGACTGTTTGGACAAGAACATATATATGCACTGTTTACCGATCTCGCTAAAGTATATGAGGATTATCATACTTACGAAGCGATTGCAAATCAGTTTCACAGGTGTACAACGAGAAACTCATGTTCTCAAAATTCTACGACAAGATCGATTAAATATAATTCAAGTGGATAAAATCGATTGTAAGGATATTTCACTCTCAGTACACTACTATTGAATATCTGATAGAATGAGTTAAAGCCTTAGAAAAGCTTTACTTTTTAGAAGTCAGCTTTGTGTGTTGACTGCCAAATTGTTGTTAACACTGTTTATGACCTGGTTCCTGCGTTTACTGTAATAAAATACAACACGGATCATTTGGTACCAATTCATGATGGTGCAACAGATGTGACGACAGGTTAGAGGAATAAAACATCTGAGAATCGCACACAAAGCTGAACTGTTCTTGCTAGCATACGTAAGATAGAGGGCTACTTTTTCATAGCTTACAGGTTTCTAAGTAGTTTACGTTACCACAGTAAGATATCAATACCTTAAATTCACCACAGAAATATCAAAAGTAACGGTTGAGGAACTCAGAATTAAGTGAACATTCAGCTGAGATTAAGTTTTTGACCATAACTAGTCTTTTTTACCCGAAACGCTCTTCAATTGATGTGGCTGAAATCACCGTAGATTTTATTAAGAAGATAAGAGGTACGTAAATGCACACTCATTGACTGTCTTCGTGTATTTGAAACAGTGAATGAATATATAAGGCAAGGAAATATTTTATCCATTAGTCTCGCTTACCTCTATTCACGTGGATTTAGGGTACAATACTATGGTGTCTGATGAATAAATGATCATACTCATACTCATTTTAGAGGCAAGATCTGACAACGTATATGGATATCAGGTATACATTGGTTCAGTTGCGTGATTAATTAGGATACATTATGTATGAATCATTTGATCTTTCTTATGTTTTTTATCCTACTCGTTTTTTCTGTTAATCATATTTCACTTGCAaattattctataaatattttgaACACATTGACTGAGTGATACTCTGAACAGTTTGGAATCATTTCAATTAAAATGGAAATTAGTctgtttaaatgaaaattttaactTGTTTCATAATGATATTGTTGCTGTTAATTACAGTGCAAGTATCGATATACGTTCGATTTTGTTACTAAGATGTCTTATTCTAGTTTCTGTTCAACACTACTAACACTTTGATTCAATTGTACTCATTAAGTCCCTGTACACTTTATTTCTGTTTAATATTACTGAATATGACAGTTCATAAAATTgatcaaatatatattaatgCATCCGTCTTCAGTTATCAAGATAAAAATAGCGAACAACATATATGTTTTATCAGAGACAAGTAGATTGATATCAAACTAATAAGTTGGTCACTTCAAGAgggtgtggtgtttgaatgaactaatgattcctttgtacttgttgaatgcttgatttcgaattctaaatacagtacatccgattgtgcttatctagtacctCTTGATccaattacgttatttctggaatCCTTAGTTCATACTGTAATTCAAATCCTCCTAATTATCACAGAGGGCTACGCTACTATTGTAGACTTTGTTCAAATATGTCGTCTAACTGAACAATTTTACCACCTATATCATACATCTACGAAGCAAATTCTTTTGCTTAGTAAATTACCAATAAAGAGAAGTTCATAGAGTGCGTAAGCACCTGTATTTATATTGAAGCTccaaaagaaatgaaaaattCACTTTTATTAAGATATCAGTACACCATCAAGCAGacaataatgttttgaattcgAGAACGCGAAGATTTTGGTATCATTGGCAGTGATTTGAAACTTGACAACTCAGttaaatcagaagtcagaagcgAAGAGGTTCAAAGGTATATTTGATAGAATATCGATATACCAAGAAATAACTAATCTAAGCTGGTTACCGATTGTAGAAGAACCGAAACACAGTTtactcactcgtgatctggttcggatgcgtgaccgagtgccttcagctaggtgagtccattaaaattaatacGGTCAGCAACAAATGTTGGAGACTTACTAAGCTATTGATTGtgtggatttatttaccgcttcGCCTTATGCTATTGATGAGTAGTCAAGTTCTGAGATTCGATGCCGGCTACGGTAGTTCAACTGACCTCCCAAAAGTCCTTTAGGAGAAAGTTTGACATATGCTCAAGGGCTCAGGAGAGCATCTAGGTACACTTTACTATTTCAGCTTCAGTTTGGAAAAGACAGGAGATTTGATGGCCTGTATTAGTCCtagcaatggtggtctctcagttgatccaacgttcttttgaaagagtaGACGggtggagcctcaaccacgtgctgaggtaatgaattccactcgatgattcgatgggaaagttgatagtcagctgacaagtaatttgttctagGCTTGTGAACGTTTTTGAAGTGTCCttgtaaattctctgttttggaagacgagaaaaatgagggcatatcaggtgcaaatttattactaagcaatttgaaaactgtaatcaagtcgcctctagttctgcaaCATGACAACGGGAATAGGTTTAGCTCGGCCAGCCCAGCATCATACGGAAGAATCGCTATTCCGGTAATCAGCTAAGTTGCTGTTCTATGAACCTTTTCCAAAAGCctactgtctttttttaagcaggggctagccacttgtatgcagtactcaattttaggacgtacgaacactgtatataaAGTCAAAAAGgccttagcgtcgacatgactaaaagccctacgtattgaccataaggtcctaaaacctttggcggctattgcacggcagtgtgcagtagtctttaagtcatggctaacgatgactcccaagtcattatatgtctggacgacaagtagctcagtgttattcatcgtgtatgtatctgtaccttgatgaccgatatgcatcaaaacacacttggaagtatttatcgtcAACTGCCAGGTttcagaccattcagataatttcttcaggtcatttcgAAGTTCTAACctatcaccctcacatcgtatcgttctccatatcttgtcATCGTCAGCATTTAGCAataccgatgatgataggagacgaggaaggtcatctacatacaagaggaatagcactggccccaaaactgtaccctggggcactccactaagcacagttccccagctagataactttgagttcaccctttatggtattctaattgtcgtatgaattaggaattccaggattaacgcaattgaattaacaagacacaggcacaaacgaatgtattgtatttagaaatcgaaatcaagcattcaaccagtacaaaggtatcattagtccattcaaacaccacatccaccacagcttaaataggagtataagtgtttgtaatcggttgtacgtcttcttgttaagttcatcctgagtctgtccgacattgtataagataaaaactttgtagtatctagaaagtgctcattagtattggaattaacaaacgaaatcggaacagactcacctggaattgtatacaatcagcatatcggttttgtactgaaatcattaatatctagaatttgaaccatagatttttcaatccTATCcttccccacgaaataatgttggatctttatatccccaagttatgaataatgtggcttcatttaaaacatatttctcacattgtttagagtaaacattagaactgtttttgtgataagggtaaacagcagttgatatgaaatcatccgaaatgtaatcaaactcgaggtcacttagtactcgtgcttcgcattgagcaggtttttcacaaggatcaaatgcattatgaggagaggtaatatatgatacgacattaggatttgattcttctgaaatattcttatgaaattcatttggactgtcattgcagagcgtaggatcgttagaaaaaccagcatctatccaaaccacatcaggtttccgatcatgattaggttcatttaacatattttcttcagaattGCAAGGAATTTCAtgagaaatatgtgaatcattaggaaaagtcatacctggtacaacAGCATGAGAATtatgataaatcggttgataaGGAACTgctgtctcacaagaattctcgATTTCATccaactctgaactgccatatgactctgcactgtcttttaaaatcgttgataaagataaatgatcattaaagacatccgaattattgaaaCTTAAATTTCAAGATCtagtacagcttgaagcaaaatggacagtagctttgcatactgactgaatgtgtcctaccttaccacatctaaaacatttagcattacgaaatacacatgaattgcgagcatgaaactttccacatgataaacatttaccaaatttcgtctcacctttgtgatttgctttgcaattcctcgttgaaacacctttcatctttacacgagaataggaatcactgttaaatgaacgcaagtttgattgaccctgagattgtagatcatcacgacgactaagctaagtattagaaatcttcatcgactggatatcaagttcattgactgcttcgtagttaatacatgcagttctagcatcttgaaaggaacagtttggcatttttaacagctctctttccaaactcggtatatTAATTCCTGCagttaatcgatctctcagttgcacatgaagttgatcaccgaaattacacttggcagcttgtttctgtaattcaaggatgaattcccgagccttttggtcattttgacgaaccatcttatgaaacttcgccctttcacggcattcaaaactggtgcattttacatgacttaataatagctctttaagagttgcataagggagtgagataggtttttctggatatgccaaagtttttaataagctgtacgcttctctcccaatgaatgtgaggaagtgtgccacaatattaacatcctcatcatcttccttggtcatgctccagatttcgaacctttccaaataatcctcaaaagcttcaggagttgaatgaatatctaacttttacattacaggctccatcgcgacgccaatatagtattctaattgtcgtatgaattaggaattccaggattaacgcaattgaattaagaagacacaggcacaaacgaatgtattgtatttagaaatcgaaatcaagcattcaaccagtacaaaggtatcgttagtccattcaaacaccacacccttactctttgttgacgcccaactaagaagtcttttatctacataaatagattgcctccaatcccgacatttcttaacttatataacaaccggttgtgcggaaccctgtcaaaagctttgctgaaatcaatgaaggctacgtctacaggtgacttttggtccttaagagcgcaccagctttcacgagccactgataagttagtgagacaagagtaacctattctgaaaccatGCTGCTTCTCTGAAAGGAtacggtttttatcgagatttttaaacagctccttctgaataatattttctaagattttaacaaccacactagttaggctaacagggcggtaattctcaggtttgtgtttcgtacctgttttgaagacaggacttactatggcgtttttccagtcttttggcaAACAACCCTGAGTT
This window encodes:
- a CDS encoding hypothetical protein (EggNog:ENOG410V8IG~COG:L), translating into MTKEDDEDVNIVAHFLTFIGREAYSLLKTLAYPEKPISLPYATLKELLLSHVKCTSFECRERAKFHKMVRQNDQKAREFILELQKQAAKCNFGDQLHVQLRDRLTAGINIPSLERELLKMPNCSFQDARTACINYEAVNELDIQSMKISNT